The DNA region aaagcattatattatttgttatatcgttatatttcaaaatcataggttgatataatataattaaacgttACCTGTACCCTTGAAGAGGCAATAATGCAATACTCTTGTACTTTAAGTAGGACTTGTGCAAATTATAAATCTTTATAACATTTTGCCATGACATGATATGTTACATTCTACActttaattcaaacaattcaACAAATTGTGATGCAACACTTTAACACTTTCTAATTTCCggttattatttataccaaTACTCCATTATGagataagataaataataaaaaacacacatCCGCGTCTAATGACATAACAACACTTTCATCACGTTTAGCTCCGAAATAAAtctcattaacaaataaaaaaatttattaacttcaaCGTTaccaataaatacaaattaaaacatttctatAAGAAATTCAATTTCAGACATAACTAGAATTAAAACACTagccaaaatattttactgtggGAAAACAACATCCATGGGCACTTTACCAAAGAAGCTCTTTgcatacaaaataaacaaactattAAAAGCTTGCTCATAACCAGCACTAACATCCTCATACACCACTTCCCAATTCTGATTTACCACTCTGTGTACACTATCACTCAGTTCCTGGTTGCCGTTAAATAGATTTTCGAATTTGAATTGAGCCTTTTTGGTCTTCACTTTAATGTCGTAGTTTTTCACATTGATAAAGTTTTTCTCCTTCTTCTTAATTATGTCGAAGCCGATGTTATGAATAATATCACAATCATCTGAAAAAAGTCaagaatgaaattaatttgtagtatTTAGTTTAGAAAATAGATTTACCTAGGTAGAATTTGGCGTTTCCTTCGCCGCGCACTGGAATCAAAAGGATCCTACCGTCGACCGTATATTTCATATCCATAATAAGTTGAGGGATTTTCACATTGAACCTCAACTTCTTACCAGCCAGGTCCAAACTACAAGCAAATACGCTAAACCACAACTCAAAATGCATTTACAAACTTACTGTGCATTCGTTACGTTAGCCTTTGAGTAACCATACGTGTAAACATCTTTGTAGTTTTGTTGCAAGTTAACGGCCATAGAACCAGCCCCTATGGTCATCTGCGGTATTATTATTGGATCACACTTAGGAATTCCGAACTTAGGCAGCCCTAGCAAATAGATAATTGATttctgtttgtttaattaaccgAATAAACTTACCATTGTTGGCCAACACTTTGATGGCACCATtgatggagttcttaagacAAGAGTCGAAGTTATCACTGTTTAGTTTGCAGGTGGAAAACTCGCTGGCTACGGGAGTAAATAATGTCCGAAATTAAACGTTTGTCACTTAAAGTGTCACTTAAATTACTTACGTATCTTTGCGGTTAATCCGCAAGCCAAACAGAAAACTAACGTGAAATATCTCGCGAGTGTCATCTCGTACGGTCGAAGCAACAATGTTTAGAGTAACGACTCGCtcgtttagaaatttatatggCTTGTATTAAATCAACACATTAAATAACGATTATTAtgcaattttctttaataattagcgACGGTGAGAGTTGATGTCGAAATGTACCTGCACGGTCCCAAAAACAGTTCGGATTTACGCGATAAGATGCATTTAGGtatgaattaattagttcGAGATGGATTTTAAGGTTCAAGACTGGCGTCGAGATTAATTAGCGTTGTTTAAAGAAAGTGACATTTTAATGAGATTTGAAATAGACTGAAACTTAAATCTGCTGTCTGTTAAAGATCTTTAATTTCCTGTTAATACACTGACAGcaaccatttttaaaatattactctctatatattaataattttacaaacgtGGTACATAAAAcactgttttaatatatatttatacaaataagaggctttttattattagtatcttaataatcaaagtaaataattaatttcttacatTAAATCTATACCTCTGTAAAGAATTTTGTTGTATGTGGGAGTTTCAAATTGGTTGTCTTTAGCTGAGTACTTCGAAATCTAATAGAAAAGAACAGATTTAAGTACCcagaattcaattttttttagaatgttGATGGCCACAAACAGAACTATCTTTGaccgtttttgaaatatttactatgTGGATGACTTCGACCAAgtgctatatatatatatatattgtttcttGACTGTTGAAAACTGACTGTTAACACTTTAtggtttgataaaaaaaataaattgtgaaatttgacaaaaatgttttcgtatgtttaaaatacttaagcCAGTTTTTTTCTCTATCTGCTCCAGGAATACTCGAAacagataaaataaacaaatttggaacattctgatttaatatttacgattatttttgtcattaaataaaaatgaatttctgaattaataaactaaaaaaatatttattggaagTTTTAGTAAATACAGGAAAAGGACAACTAATAAAgggaaattgattaataaaataataataacattaattaataaattatcaaaattatatattaatactatCCATATTGATTAAACgtacaaattgaaaaactttCTGAAATAacttattgataaatattttaaatgtgttcccgattactaattaatttagaactgTTAAATTGAAGCTTCACTAAATTGacataacaaaattttcatttaattatttacgaatttattagttacttattgaaatatatatataatctataattaaatcaatgtgCTCtactttagtaaattaaattaaaatctgcaTTGCagacaaaatcaatttaacatttttgcatGTTCATCACAGACAGCCGaacttacattaattatttaattaaatgtttcaaaaatagataattatacaaattaacgattttaaatgacaacaacaaattgaattcaacaaatattgattttagaaAGGAACTTCGAATGAAAACATTGAGAACATGTCTTccctttgttttcattttatttaactccCTTTTAAAAGAATGCGGGCATATATTTCGAACAGGACAAATCTTCGATCCAAATAAAAAGCAAACATGACGAGCTAAAAAAACACACAAATGTGGGAAATCCTGGCCTTTCATCCATTTAGAGTCGAACCTGAAATGGACATTCCatgtttagttaaatttaggAAAATCAAGTGGTTGTATTTGAAtcgataaatttcatttttcctacttcattattcatttataatctTGAATTGTTATATCCTTGCATTgagtttctttaataaaaataaagtggttaattttaatgtttcattgGATTAATTGaacttgaattatttataaccgattataaatatcaattaacatGCACCGGCCATAAATCGTATCTGggttaataatactaattagaaGACGGTTCTTAAAGGGCACTACGGAATAATTTACAAGAAAGGAAAACACGCAATGTCAAGATCAACACGTGGAAACGAAAATAGAAATTCCGTTATCAATCATCGGGGTTCAAGAGCACATGAGATactaaatatagataaaatcAATTAGATAATACGTTATTAAaccaataaacataattataataatacgaaTGCAAATAAAAGGTAATGAAAAGTTAATACGATATTTATCATTTCCTTTTGGAATCAACTTATAGTCAGTCAAtgagaacaatttattttaagagtaaCCCCTTTACCAGTCACTCTAAAACACATATCTTTGCAGTATTTACAGTCAATTGTCAACGGACCAGTTCTGCATGTTGGGTACAATTTAATGAATGGGTTTAATTCAGGTTGGAGCCAATTAACGATGACTTGATAAAACCGCAAAGTGAAAACTATTGATCGCAACTGATGGTggttaatatgtataattataaaaaaattattggacaGGAAACCGTACAATTACAGCTTTCACCCAGaataattgtgttaattaaaaatgttttattatttagcaaACATCCAGTGAAAGTGCTAcatcaaaacaccaaaaagctTTTGCGTCGCGGAAAActgacaaattaataaaacccaaaaaaaGTTTAGGAAAGTAATTACTTAAACAGCTGGAGCGGaatttaaattgctttaaaataattaaatattgtcttCCGAAAAGTTTTGATCTATACCCGTAATAATTACGTgtgaaattctaattaatgtttgttCCGTCCTTTTGTGTTGGATAATAAAATTGGCCGCGGGGATTCACAAaagaataaactaaatttaatttgtcatcAGAGTAAATTGATCGATCTTAAATAAATGCTGTAATTAAAAGAGTAGtttcgtatatttttagattccagGCAATCGTTAATTGTGCATTGAATAGTTGGCGTGTGTGTCTTTTAAGGACAGTATTTAATGTCCGCAATAAATTTTCACAGTTATTTTTAGCTTACTTTAGCTTAAAATTAACATGTGCTAATTAATAGGCTTAAAATAGCATATTTGCATCGAAATTTTAATCGTTATCCGTGTATCTTTTGCgtcattttaaatgttaggGTGCCATTGATGCTTATCATCAAGGAATTTGCATAAATTTCACCGGAATTTCGTTTTATCTTTGTTACGAATTTTGTAACAATGGGGAAAATAAGAATTGAGATTTTATACGCAATTTCAGGCACATACGGGGAGCGCAGTCCGGTGAAAATTGTCTTTGAGGAAGTTGTTTGGTCAGAAATTTAATGCATAAGTTGAACTTTGCCAATATTAGTTACAAAAGCTCTTGTTGAAACCACTTTGATTATGAGCATTAAACTACCTCTTTGTTCTTGAACTtggacaattaattaatgtactttgacatttataacaatttttacactttttacGAGTGTAAATACAGTCTCCGTTTTAAAATAAGACTGAAATTTCGATTTTCCAAGCCAATGACGCAAAACATAATTTCCTGGACGGTTTCTAGCCTAAAGCTTTCAAGTTAAAttggaaacaatttaattgtctaAATCTCGTCGGTCATTTCAAGTATTGAACAATAACCGTTAAATCCTTGATGCATTTCTATCGAAATACGTAATGAACTCGTAAATTCCAATTCGTTACAcgcataaaaaaatgaaaagctTTTATTATAACTCGAATCTTCCATTTAGCCTTTTATCTGTGTTCCGTTCGATAGAAGTAACCATTAAGAAAAAATCGATTATTCATCCACCACCACACATTTACATATTGATGTTGAAACGTCTGGCGATATTAGGGTAAAAAATGGTATtggttgtaaatattaaatcatgtCAAATAAAACGGGTGATGTAGAACGTTGCATGCCAAGAAATTGGTTGCTTGTCATGTTGTACAAGTACTTGACCTAAGCAAAACGATACAATGTCAAAATAGCATTAACTCAAGACTGCATCGGATTTTCTTAAAGTCGATGAAATATTTGCTATGTGTAATTATGTAGTTGCATCGTCGGGAGTTCATTTCAGAAGGGATTGTAATTTAACGGACCAATGGTTCTAAAACGTATCTGCTGAGAGTAAACATAGATTAAAACGTTTGAGTTCAAATGTAATAAGGCATACGTCATGTTCAGCAGAAGTTTGTACTGACTTGaaacacaaaattttgtttgacaAGGTATCCACACGCTGCAggtttttccaaaatttcatcaaagtCAAAgcgcatttaaatttcatttaaataggTTCATTAAAGGGGTTAATTTAATCGTTACTTATCAAGGGAGGAACGTTAATTTGCATTGTGGATGGACACGTTCATAAATACAAGATAAACACTGTCTGTAGACTTAAAGCAAATATTTCCAAACATGGAAATTATAATCACGAATCCATTTtctatatgaaataataattattaagtttgtttgttattaaGTTGGACTGTTATTATTTCAGCTGGTTAAGTTTATTTTGGTTCAAGAAGATTTTTTCTACGCAAATCTTTTTCCATGTtagctttaaaaaatatagttaaaattatgttttgtttttttttaaagtgaaacattagtttctttacgtgaatttaaatttgtatacttCATACAATTtgcttttttaacttttttttttcctttaaattaaaatgcaaatgttTGACAATGAATTTATGAACTTGATGAATTCGAATAATTTACTAgagaaatgtaaattttcattaatattattagtgaTTTATTGGTCttgacataattaaattcttaaaatttttttaaattctacaaaatatTCGATCCTTTCACGTTTTCATCGTAGCtacatatgattttaaaaatagtccaGATAAACGATTTGTTGTTTACACAACTTCTTTCAAATATCCGACGCTttcgaattaataaaatgaaactaaatataaaacgtATGGTGTAACACAGAAATTAGACAATCCAGCCATATCCAGGTGCTCTTCTAATAGTACAACATTATTCAGATCTCTggtaagaaaaattttatactgaaatcaaattgtGCCCATCATAAATCACAATGTGCAACACATAAGCCTACAGTATGTGTCATTTCGATTGAAGTGTGACGACTGAAACGTGTAGAAAAGATTAAACCAGTTTGTTTCATCGCCATTCAATTGCACCCCCGATATAAGCTTCAGGTACAAAAGAAGACTTTGCAATCCTTGTAAACTGTAACTcgggaaaataaaaaaaatagagacGGTCGGATTAATCTTCCAATGATGAGCCTTAAATCCGAGATGTTGAAACTTTTCTActctgttaaataaataatggagaGACGGGATAAAAACTGTCCTCCTACACTTGTttctagaattttattaactgacataattaaatcataatttcaatattaatccTTACTTTCTTTGGTACATCTTTCTCCAAACAAAGTTCATTCTTAGGTGGCCATTattgttgtataaaaaaatagatgaaTTAATACTGTCTGcccttgtttgttttttttttgctatGAATTTTTTGGATGTAGCACGTGagctgttaaaatatttacatagtgTGTCTTGACCAAATACTCAATCATTCATAATAAGTTCAGGTCATGCAACGTTGTTTGGCGAATGTCACTTTTCACATACCTATAACCTATTTGATATCtaggacaaaaaataaacgtgtACTTGACTCGATTATCGACCATAATTCAATTTCTTTCACTTTTCATTAACAACTTTTCttatactattatttattaaaggctatttaatatttacaatttccaATTAACCAAAAAACGGTAGAGATGATAgcttgtaattaaatttctaaattgaaaattgaatatttgaaataaaaaatgaaacgatcaaatttacttaaaaataaaagtaaaaatacctAACCAAAAGTTGCTTCcgattaagtttttaataaaaaaagaaacgttAGTTGAAACTTTCTTTGATGAAATCATACTGAATGTTCATTCCGTTCGTCTAGTTGAGTTCTTTCACTGAAAgtgaatttcaatttataaatgtaaattacctTACAAATCAATAGTGTCCGTTTTCTGTGACAACAATCACATTTCGAGTTGAGGAAATCGTCTCCCAAGGACGAATGGTCCAATAGTGCGTTCATTATCTATCTGTTGGTTACCAAACAAACATGGACGAAATGGATCGATCGAAGTCAGAAAAACCTATAAATAAACCGCGTGCCACGAATTGACAATAAGTAAGACCAGTGGAAGTTTTAATCGATCAAACATGGCGAGGGATGAATTAATCTTGTGGGACGCAGATAATTCACCGAGGATTTCCTCATTCATTATATTAAACGCCGTTTGATGGAGGCAAGACGTCGCTCCTTAGGGACTTACGGATAACCAGGGATAAGATGCCGAATGAATGGATTCTTCGCTAAAAATACCACATCCCCCAGTTGTTTGACTGTATATTGTTAATCCTGCGACTCAATGAGGTGTTAAACATGGAAAAATTCTCTaaacgtttaatttatattcaacgtTTTAGGAGGCAGCGGCagtttaattaagttacactattacatttttttaacggGCTGAAATATTTCACGAGCGAATGTAAAAAATCGCGGGATAGTAAATGAGGGTTGGATGTCCTGGAGGTGGTTTATGTATTTCGCTCTTTGAGAATTATTCATTGGAGACTTTTGCATTCTTTTGACGGATGATGTGACTTTGCTGATTGATGACTAATGCATTTATGGATTGTCAGGAATGTTTCTCGGAGGAaacattattgaattttttataaatgattatgTCCACTTCAAAATAGAATTTTCAATGATGCCGTCATTATATCACTCCCTTAAAACTTTTGTTAACAATCATtctatatatattcatattagattttaaaaatgttacagtAATTTTAGAAcagtttacataattatttaaaatcacttAATTTTCCGTTCAATAAacgcaaaataataatataaaatttataaacagccatattgaaaatttattattttaataaatcttaaccactggtgtttatattaattatacgaCCAATTTTCTGATCCAttgattacattttattaactatttttatagtcAATTAACAAAGTTGTAGGCGCAATTAACGAAAATTGGAGATatgttattacttttaatagttaacggtaaattttttataggaaaAGTTGTATATTAAGAagattattatgtaattttcattaatttttgtatttaatataaactacttttgttgaaaatagtgAAATTTTGCTTTTACCTTCAAACTCAATGTTACAAATTCATCATATTTAAGCCATAAGACCATAATCAAAGATCGTATTCTGTGACTTAATTGTTATATCTTTATGGATCTTTCTGGGCATCCTGATTTGGAAGTTGAAAGGGTGACATATAAAAAGAATCCCTCGGAGACTCGGGGCaaatgtcatttaaagcaCGTTCGTCTCGAAGCTTGGCTAGTGCAAATATAACCACTTACCGAGAAAATAGGACGATAGTCAATGTTTTcgagttttattataattggtaggatcatttttaattgattgtttaattgACGTAaaccaaatgaaaaaaatctcTTCCATAATATTTTACCGTGacccaaaaataaatgtaatccATAAACTGGCAcacgattaattattttcggcCTGCTAAAATATTCATCCGTGGCTTTTCGCCCGGGTCTGTTTATCAGGCTCCATTTGTTTTAATCCCGACTCTAAGCCCAGCTAAGATGATGAAAAAAAGCCACCCTTACCTGTATCCTGCCCAGTCAGCAAACTGAGGGCAAGCAAAAAAGGGATTAGCAAGGACACGACAAATTTGTATCTggttctattaattttaatttggcaTGATTAAATTATGCATCGGACACGTGTTAATTGCACCGAAgtcaagtataattaaaaacaaatactgTCTGGAGagggataaatttaattaaattgtaaacatGCGGAACACAACCTATAAAGCAATAAAAGACACGTAACGACTTGTGAAGGGTCAAAGGCGACATGAATTGGAGTTCGATTGTCCGCCGAGTCTAATACCGTCAAACTATCCGACTCGAAATTGATTCAAATGCTCTGACCCGGAAACCTGGAATCGCCTACCAGTCTTGGGGCTGCTGTATCAGGTACGAAGCctctatacaaatattttcgatATCCGATATTATTGTTAGGGGGGCTTCTTAACATGCACGGCtcgtattaatatattttgcgaGTGGGTGAaaagaatgtttcaatttgagGGTCACATGGCAAGAGTCAATTTAATATcaagattagatttttttcttattgatATCTTGTTTATTAACTTCCAAAATTCTTTAAGCAGCAGGAACGTTTTAACTTCTAAATGGAAATTGGACAAAATTAATGAGGAACAcgataataaagtaaaaaacttagaaataattaaattatgtacacAGTGGGCCGAGAAGtttgaaatcaaaaattggcccaaaaactgtataaaaaatacgtcGAAAGCATTAAATCCTTTCGCAAGATTTCCGTTTAGActaaaaacaaacaagtttacttttagattttaatcaatattattaactagTTTTAACtaggttttaatattattctaaaaatgtgaataaatgAGTTAAAGTTGTCCTTAAGTTTTGTCAAATGGTAGCTACTATATATACAGTATGGTCAATATACAGCTGGAAACGATCCCTTaacttttctatttaaaactcaattataataatttaacaatagatAATAATGAACTCAATGCAAAAGTTGACAAAGCTATTTCttactgaaaaatatgttc from Aethina tumida isolate Nest 87 chromosome 1, icAetTumi1.1, whole genome shotgun sequence includes:
- the LOC109604797 gene encoding protein takeout, with the translated sequence MTLARYFTLVFCLACGLTAKIPSEFSTCKLNSDNFDSCLKNSINGAIKVLANNGLPKFGIPKCDPIIIPQMTIGAGSMAVNLQQNYKDVYTYGYSKANVTNAHLDLAGKKLRFNVKIPQLIMDMKYTVDGRILLIPVRGEGNAKFYLDDCDIIHNIGFDIIKKKEKNFINVKNYDIKVKTKKAQFKFENLFNGNQELSDSVHRVVNQNWEVVYEDVSAGYEQAFNSLFILYAKSFFGKVPMDVVFPQ